In Buchnera aphidicola (Chaetogeoica yunlongensis), the genomic stretch AGTGTCGTTAATGCTATTGGATTAGGAATAGCAACTACAATTGTTCTTATTATAACGAATGTAATAATTTCATCATTGAAAAAATATATTCCAAGAAATATTCGCATTCCAATTTATATTATAGTAATTAGTTCTATAGTTAGTTCTCTTGATTTATTAATTAAAGCATATTTTTATTATTTATATCATTCTTTAGGAATTTTTATTCCATTAATTATTACTAATTGTATTGTTTGTAGTCGTGCTGATTCTGTAGCAATTAAAAGTTCTATTTTTTCTTCGTTTATAGATGGATTAAGTATAGGTTTAGGTGCTACATGGTCTATGTTTTTATTAGGTATGTTTAGAGAAATTTTTGGTCATGGAACATTATTTTTTGGAATAGAAGATATATTGGGATATTGTAGTCATTATTTTAATATTAAGATATTTCATGTAAATTCAATTTTTTTATTTTTTTTATTTCCTTCTGGTGCGTTTTTGATTCTAGCTTTTATTATAGCTGGTAAAAATTATATAGAAACAAGATTGTCTTGTATAAATTATAAACGTATTTGTTTGTGTATGAATAATCTTGTTTTAAATAAAAATAAGATTAATAAACGTGAATTATAATAATCGTATTAATATTTTAACTATATTTTTAAATACATATGGAAGTTTAACTACTGAATTAAATTTTTCTTCTGAATTTGAGTTATTAGTTGCTGTATTATTATCAGCAAAAACGACTGATCGTATGGTTAATATAGTTACAAAAAAATTATTTAGTATTGCTAATACTCCAAAAGGTTTAATATTAGCAGGATTACCTATGATTAAAAAAAGTATAAAAAGAATTGGTTTATTTAATCGAAAATCTATTAATATATTTAAAATATGTAACATCTTGTTAAAAAAATATAATGGTAAAATACCTAGAAATAGAAAGGATTTGGAGTCTTTGCCTGGAATTGGAAGAAAAACAGCAAATGTTATTTTAAATGTTGTTTTTAAGAAAAAAACTATTGCTGTAGATACTCATGTATTTCGAGTTTGTAATCGTACTGGTTTTGCAACGGGAAAAACTGTTTTTGAAGTAGAAAAAAAATTATTAGATTTTGTTCCTAGTAATTTTAAATTAAAATGCCATTTTTTGTTTTTAATGCATGGTCGTCATATATGTACTTTTTATAAACCTAAATGTTTAAAATGTTGTATAAGTCACGATTGTGAATTTAAAAATAAAGTTTAAATTTTAAGATATTTAGTGTGTAAATATTATTTTTTGAATAATTAAAAAATATCATATAAATACGTTAGAGGTTTTTAATTTTAGGATAAAAACATTATGTTAGATCAGACTTTAATTCAAGAATTAAAAAACAGAGGATTAATTTCACAAATTACAGATGAATTGAATTTGGTTAAGTTGTTATTTAACAAAAAAATTTCTATATATTGTGGTTTTGATATAACAGCAGATAGTTTGCATATTGGTCATATTTTGCCATTATTATGTTTAAAAAGATTTTATTGTGCAGGTCATAAACCGGTTGTTTTAATAGGAGGAGCTACAAGTTTAATTGGTGATCCTAGTTTTAAGAGTACAGAGCGAAAATTAAATACAAGTGAATTAATTTGTTCATGGAAAAATAAAATTATTAATCAGTTATCATTGTTTTTAGAATTTGATGCAAATAATCGTAATTGTGTTATTGTAGATAATTTTGATTGGTTTAAAAATATAAATATAATTATGTTTTTACGTGATATTGGTAAATATTTTTCTATTAATAAAATGATAGTAAGAGATGCTGTTCAAAATAGAATTAATCGTTTAGATTGTGGAATTTCATTTACTGAGTTTTCATATAATTTGTTACAAGCATATGATTTTGCAATTTTAAATAAAAATTTAGGAGTTGTATTGCAAATTGGTGGTTCTGATCAGTGGGGGAATATTACATCTGGAATTGAATTAACTAGAAAGTTATATAAGAGAAAAGTATTTGGTATGACTCTTCCTTTATTAACAAAGAAAGATGGAATCAAATTTGGAAAAACTGAATCAGATACTATTTGGTTGGATGGAAAAAAAACCACTCCTTATAAGTTTTATCAATATTGGTTAAATATTCCTGATTCTGATTTATACACTTTTTTAAAGATGTTTACTTTTTTAAGTTTATCTGAAATAGAAGAAATGAAATATGACTCTGTCTTGGTTGGTATCAATAAACATAAAAAAATCCTTGCTGATTTTTTAACTGGTTTAATTCATGGTCAAAAAGAACTTGAAGCTGTTAAACGTATTACTATAAATCTTTTTTCTGGAAAATTGTGTGATATGAAAGAATCTGATTTTATTCAATTAGAGAAAGATGGTATTCCTTCTGTTAAAGTAGATTTTTCAAAAAATCTTCAGCAAATATTAGTTGATTCTCAGTTAGCATTATCTAGAATTAATGCTAAAAATATGATTGTGTCTAATTCTATTCGTATTAATCATGTTGTGCAAAATAATCCGTTTTATTGTTTTTGTATTAATGATAGAATATTTAATAAATATACATTATTGTCTAGAGGCAAGAAACATTTCTGTTTATTACATTGGGTGTAATTTTAGTTATATGTATTTATAATTTAATATTTTGTTGCATATTATATATAATTATGTTTTTTATAGTTCAAAACTATTTCCACAACCACAAAAATTTTTTATTTTTTTATGTGTAAATTTAAAACTTTTATTTATTCCATCTTTTACAAAATCTATTTTTATACCATCTAAAATATTTAGATTTTTATTTTCAATTACTAAAGAAATCTCTTTAGAAAAAAACATTGTAGTTGTGAGATCGTTTAGTGGATGCTTTATTTCTTCCATAAAATATTGAAATCCTGCGCAACCTGTTTTTCTTATACCTATTTTAATTTTTTTTTTGTTTTTTTTTGTTAACAATATAAGTTGTTTTTTAGCTGAAATAGTTAATTTGATTCCTTGAGTATACTTTATTTTATTATTATGAGATGGAAGTAATAAAACAAAATGGTTTTTTTCGTTCATATTTATTCCTAATATTTTAAATTATTTTTAGAGAAATTTTGATATATAAGATAGAGTAAAAAATTTAAAATTTACTACGATATGGATTTTAGCATATTTATGTTGAAATATATTTTTTTGATAAAATTATTAAGTATTATATTTTTATGTTGAAATATTTATATAAATTTATTTTTAAATATTAATTTATGTTAGTAGTATTAAAATGTTTTTATAGTACTGTTTGGTGTATGGTATTTTACTGCAATAAATTAAAATTATGAATAGTGTCATATAATTTTTTATATATTTTGTTATTATAGAATTAACTAGTTTAGTAGATTTATAGTTATATATAAGTATTTAATATATATTTTTTTGTATTTTGTATATTTGTAATAGATGTTTTATTATTTATGTTATTTTAAATTATATGTAATAAAATTTATAATGTAATATTTATTTTTATATTTACTGTTTGTTTAGTAAATAAAAATAGTGTGTAAAAATAATTAAAAACTATAAAAGGTATAATGTTTGTATGCAAAATTCAAAAAAAAGTATGAATTTTCCACAAGTAGTTTTTTCTTTGATATTTGTTACTATTATGATTTTTTCTAGTTTGTGGATTATGCGCCCATTTTTTTTGGGTTTTTCATGGGCGGGAATGGTTGTAATAGCAACGTGGCCAATTTTTTTAAAATTGCAAATATTGTTATGGGGAAGTCGTTTTTTCGCTGTAATTTTAATGATTTTGTCTTTATTGTTAGTTTTTATTGTGCCAATTGTATGTATAGTGAATAGTTTAATTGAAAATAGTACAGCTGTAATTAGTTGGTTAAATTCTGATGAATTTAGTTTTCCAGCGTTAGAATGGTTGCAAAACATTCCTATTATCGGGATAAAATTATTTTCTAGCTATCAAAAATTATTGAATGAAGGTGGAAGTGAATTAATTGCAAAATTTCAACCATATATGGGAAGAACTACTGAGTTTTTTGTGATGCAAGTTGGTCATTGTGGAAGATTTGTTTTACATCTTATTTTTATGCTAATTTTTAGTTCTTTGTTGTATTGGAATGGAGAAAAAGTACAAAATTTAATTCGGTATTTTGCTATAAAATTAGGTTCAGAGTCTGGAGATGCATTAGTATTATTAGCAGGACAAGCTATTAGAGCAGTTGCTTTGGGTGTTGTCGTCACGGCTTTAGTGCAAGGAATATTAAGTGGAATAGGATTAGCTATTTCTGGTATACCATATTCTTCTTTTTTAATGGTGTTAATAATTATATTTTGTTTAGTTCAATTAGGTCCGTTACCAGTATTAGTTCCAGCTATAATTTGGTTGTATTTAAATGGTAATACAACTTGGGGAACTGTTTTATTGATTTGGAGTTGTGTAGTTTGTATTTTGGATCATATATTACGTCCTATTTTAATACGTATTGGTGCTAATTTACCTACTGTAATTATTTTATCAGGAGTTATTGGCGGGTTAATTGCATTTGGTATGATCGGATTATTTATTGGTCCTGTAATATTAGTTATTTCATATCGCTTAATTTTTTCTTGGATGTATAACATTTCAGATTCTAATTCTTTGTCCAAGAGGTCAATTCAAAGTTTTATTTTAAAAAAAAAAATTGATAAAAGGAATTAATAATATTCTTATAAAATTTATTTGATAATAAAAAAATAAAAAAATAAAAAATTTATAGTTTTTTTAGAGATATTAATTAGTATTACATAATTTTTTTTTAAAAAAGTTTTAATTTTAAAACATAAGTATAATGCATATTTATTTTTAGATTTTTAATATTTCTTATATTATAGAATAAATATATTTTATAGTTAATATTAATTATTAAATAATTTTTTTAAAAATTTTGTATTTTAATTAATAGATATTAATATTTTAATATTTTTTTTAAAAGTTTTATAACACTTAGAATTTTAATATAAAAACATAATTTTATATAAAACATTGAAAAAATTTTTTATTTTTAATTATATTTTTTAAAATATTAATATAATTAATAATTAAATATAAAATTTTATTTATTTTTATGTAGAATTGATAGTGTTATATTTATTTTTTTAAGTTGTAGATATTTATTTTAGAGAATAACATGAAAAAAACAGATGAATTGAGAACAATACGAATTGATCCATTGATTACTCCAGCTGAATTAGCACAACGTTATGTTATTACTCCTTCTATTATGGATACTGTCATTCAAACAAGAAAAAATATTGCTAATATTATGACAGGTCAAGATCCTCGTTTGCTTGTTGTTATTGGTCCATGTTCAGTACATGATCCTATTGCTGCAGTAGAATATGCAGGTAGATTAAAAACATTACGTGAGAAATATCATTCTAGACTTGAAATCGTAATGCGTACTTATTTTGAGAAACCTAGAACTGTGATAGGATGGAAAGGATTGATTTCTGATCCTGATTTAGATAGTAGTTTTCGAGTAAATGTTGGTTTATCAGTAGCTAGAAAATTGTTGTTAGATATTAATACATTGGGTGTTCCAGCTGCTACTGAATTTTTAGATATGGTAATAGGACAGTTTATTGCAGATCTTATTAGCTGGGGTGCTATTGGGGCTCGTACTACTGAAAGTCAAATTCATCGTGAAATGGCATCTGCATTATCATGTCCTGTTGGTTTTAAAAATGGAACTGATGGAAATATAAAAATTGCTGTAGATGCCATTCGTGCAGCTAGTGTTAAACATTTGTTTTTAGCTCCTAATAAACATGGTCAAATGACAATTAATTATACTAGTGGAAATCCTTTTGGTCATGTCATTATGCGTGGTGGAAAATCTCCAAATTATCATGCTAAAGATATTTCTGTTGCGGTCAGGTATTTAAATGAATTTAATCTTTTAGAATATTTAATGATAGATTTTAGTCATGGGAATTGTTTAAAACAACATCGTCGTCAAATTGATGTTGGAGAATCTATTGCTAAACAAATCAGAGATGGTTCAACAGCAATTTTTGGTGTAATGATCGAAAGTTTTTTAGAAGAAGGAGCTCAAAAAGTAATGAGCAATAAATCTTTAATTTATGGAAAATCTATTACTGACCCGTGTTTAGGATGGAAAGACAGTGCATTACTTCTTGAAAAATTAGCAGATTCTGTTGACAGTAGATTTTAATTATTGATAGATACCAGTACTCTAGATCTGGTATCTATTTTTTAGATATAAATTTTAGGAATAATATATATTTTTATTTTAGTATATATTCATAGATAAGTTTAATATGTATAGATAGCTATTTTTTTTATTCAACATTTGTTTTATAAGATAAATTTAATGTAGTGTAAATTTTAAATAAGGATTAATAAATGCCGCTTATTACATTTTATGATGGCACTTCTCGTTTATATAGAAATTCTATTTCAATATTAGATCTGTCAAAGGATATTTCTTTTAATTCAGAAAAATATTGTATATTTGGATATGTTAATCATGTTAGTGTAGATAAACATTTTATTATAAAACGTGATTCTTTAGTTAAAATTATATATCAGACAGATAAATTAGCTTTGGATAGCATAAGAAATACTTGTTCTTACTTATTAGGTAAAGCAGTAAAAGAATTATGGCCCGACTCAAAAATTAGTGAAAATTGTATTTTAGAAAATGGATTTTATTGTGATATTGATGTCAATTTTTCATTTAAAGAAAAAGATTTAGATATATTAGAATTTCATATGCGCAAAATTGTTTATAGAGAATATATTATAGATGTAAAGAAAGTATCTAAACAGGAAGCATGTAATATTTTTGAAATCAGTAATGAAATTTACAAAGTTTTTGTATTAAAAAAATTAGATTCTTTATCTAATAATTTAGTTTCGTTGTGTTTTCATGAAGGGTATGTCGATATCCAGAATGGAATTTCAGTTCCTAATATATCTTTTTGTCAAAATTTTAAATTACAAAAATTTTCTGGAGTATATTGGAATAACGATGAAAAAAATAGAGTGTTACAAAGGATATATGGTACTGCTTGGATTACAGAGAAAGAGTTAAAAGATTTTTTAAAAAATTATGATATATTAGAAAAAAGAGATCATAGAAAAATCTCTAAAGAATTGGATTTGTATCATATCCAAGAAGATTTACCAGGAATGATATTTTGGCATAATCATGGTTTAGTAATTTTTCGTAAATTAAAAGATTTTATGAGAATTAAGTTAGAAGAGTATAATTATCAAGAAGTTAAAACTCCTTTAATGATGAATAAAAAACTTTGGAAAGATAGTGGTCATTTAGATAATTATAAAAAGTCTATGTTTATGGTAACATCAGGTAATTTTCAATATGGATTAAAGCCTATGAATTGTCCAGGACATGTAAAAATTTTTAGTAATTCGTTACGTTCCTATCGAGATCTTCCTATTAGAATTTCAGAATTTGGAAGTTGTCATAGGAATGAGCCTTCTGGCTCATTACATGGTTTAATGCGAATTAGAAATTTTACTCAAGATGATGCCCATATTTTTTGTAGAGAAGATCAAATTTGTAGTGAAGTTAGTAATTGCATTAAGATGGTGTATGATGTATATAAAGTATTTGGTTTTAGTAAAATTTTAGTAAAATTGTCTACACGACCAAAATTTCGTATAGGTAATGATATACTTTGGAGTAAAGCAGAACATGATTTAGAAAAATCTTTACGAGATAATAGTATAGTATTTGAATATCAGCATGGTGAAGGTGCATTTTATGGTCCTAAAATTGAATTATCTTTATCTGATTCGTTAGGAAGAATATGGCAGTGTGCAACTATACAATTGGATTTTTATTTGCCAAAAAATTTAAATGCTTTTTATATAGATAGTGATAATATTAAAAAATTTCCAATAGTTGTTCATAGAGCAATATTAGGTTCTATTGAAAGGTTTATAGGGATTTTAATAGAAGAATATTCTGGAAATTTTCCAACTTGGTTAGCTCCTATACAAGTGATTTTAACTAGCATTCGTGATAGTAATTTTGAATATTTGAGAATGTTATATAAAGAATTTTATGTAGAAGGTATTCGTGCAGAATTAGATTTGAGAAATGAAAAAATTAGTTTTAAGATTAGAGAATATTCTATACGAAAAATTCCTTATATAATTATTTGTGGTGACAAGGAAGTAAATAGTAATACCATCACTCTTAGGACTAGATCTGGAAAAAACTTTTCTTGTATTAAATTACAATATTTTATTAGAAAAATAAAACAAGAAATTCATAATTATAGTTATAAGCAAATGGAGGAATAAAGTATAAAAGGTGGAAAAAAAACACAAATAACAAGACCTAATAAGCTTAATCATGAAATTCGTGCAGAACAAGTACGTCTTACTGATTCAAAGGGAAATCAAATTGGTATTGTTACTTTGGAGTATGCGTTAAATAAAGCTGAAGAGGAAGGCTTGGATTTAGTAGAAATTAGTCCAAATTCTATTCCTAAAGTATGTCGCATTATGAATTATGGAAAATTTTTGTATAAAAAAAGTAAATCTTTAAAAGAACAACGAAAAAAACAAAAAGTAAGGCATATAAAAGAAATTAAATTTAGACCTAGTACTGATGAAGGAGATTATCGTGTAAAACTTCGTAATTTAATTCGATTTTTAGAAGATGGAGATAAAGTAAAAGTTACTTTACGTTTTCGTGGACGTGAAATGGCGCATCAAAAAATAGGTTTTGATGTTTTAAATAGAATACAAAAGGATTTACATGAATTAGCTTCTGTAGAATATTTTCCTTCTAGGATTGAAGGTCGTCAAATGATTATGACTTTGGTATCTAAAAAAAAGTAAATTTTATATTTTAGTAAATTTTGATTTATTTTGGAATATTAATATGCCTAAAATCAAAACTTTAAGAAGTGCAGCCAAACGTTTTAAGAAAACTGCATTGAATAAATTCAAAAGAAAACAAGCTAATTTACGACATATTTTGACAAAAAAAAGTACTCATTATAAGCGACATTTGCGTTCTAAATTAATAGTTTCACACTCAGATGTTGAAAAGGTACGTTTGTTTTTACCTTATTTATAAACTTAATTATTTTTAGTTTATAGAACATAGAGAAATATTATGACTCATATTAAGAGAGGTGTAACTGCTAGAGCTCGTCATAAAAAAACTTTAAATCAGTCTAAAGGTTATTATGGTGCTAGATCTCGAACATATAGATCAGCATATCAAGCAGTAATAAAAGCAGGACAATATTCTTATAGAGATCGTCGTCAGCGTAAACGCTTTTTTAGAAAACTATGGATAGCTAGAATAAATGCTGCTGTTCGCGAAAATCAAATTTCTTATAGTAAATTTATGTATGGATTAAAAAAATCGTTCATAAACATTGATAGAAAGATGTTATCACACTTGGCAATTTCTGATAGTTTAACTTTTTCTTTATTAGTACGTAGTGCTAAAAATTCTTTAAAAATATAATTTTATTAATTTTGAGTTTAAAATTGATTATTTAACGAATAATTATCGAAATATATAAATTGCAATGTTGATTATAAAATGTATTTTTTTAAGATCTGAAATAAATGAATTTTAAGCCTCCTACTTGGAGGCTTTTTAGCATTTAAGATATTAGGTATAAATTTAATTATTAAAAAAAGTTTATAGGAGAATATACATGATGTGTGAGATAGACGAGTATATTAAATTTATTAAGACTAAAATACGTAATGTCACTACTATACAAGAGTTAAATTTATTACGTAATAAATATTTAAAAAAACCAAGTTATTTTTTTTCTAAAATATTGAAAATATCTTATGCTATTTATAATGGTGATAAGAGATATTGTAAAATGTTTAATAAATTTAAGTCAGAGTTAAATATTGAATTTGATTTATATAAAAAAAAA encodes the following:
- a CDS encoding electron transport complex subunit E; this translates as MNKFFKIILNGFWKKNSSLVQLLGLCPVLSVTTSVVNAIGLGIATTIVLIITNVIISSLKKYIPRNIRIPIYIIVISSIVSSLDLLIKAYFYYLYHSLGIFIPLIITNCIVCSRADSVAIKSSIFSSFIDGLSIGLGATWSMFLLGMFREIFGHGTLFFGIEDILGYCSHYFNIKIFHVNSIFLFFLFPSGAFLILAFIIAGKNYIETRLSCINYKRICLCMNNLVLNKNKINKREL
- the nth gene encoding endonuclease III, with product MNILTIFLNTYGSLTTELNFSSEFELLVAVLLSAKTTDRMVNIVTKKLFSIANTPKGLILAGLPMIKKSIKRIGLFNRKSINIFKICNILLKKYNGKIPRNRKDLESLPGIGRKTANVILNVVFKKKTIAVDTHVFRVCNRTGFATGKTVFEVEKKLLDFVPSNFKLKCHFLFLMHGRHICTFYKPKCLKCCISHDCEFKNKV
- the tyrS gene encoding tyrosine--tRNA ligase; translation: MLDQTLIQELKNRGLISQITDELNLVKLLFNKKISIYCGFDITADSLHIGHILPLLCLKRFYCAGHKPVVLIGGATSLIGDPSFKSTERKLNTSELICSWKNKIINQLSLFLEFDANNRNCVIVDNFDWFKNINIIMFLRDIGKYFSINKMIVRDAVQNRINRLDCGISFTEFSYNLLQAYDFAILNKNLGVVLQIGGSDQWGNITSGIELTRKLYKRKVFGMTLPLLTKKDGIKFGKTESDTIWLDGKKTTPYKFYQYWLNIPDSDLYTFLKMFTFLSLSEIEEMKYDSVLVGINKHKKILADFLTGLIHGQKELEAVKRITINLFSGKLCDMKESDFIQLEKDGIPSVKVDFSKNLQQILVDSQLALSRINAKNMIVSNSIRINHVVQNNPFYCFCINDRIFNKYTLLSRGKKHFCLLHWV
- a CDS encoding iron-sulfur cluster assembly accessory protein, producing MNEKNHFVLLLPSHNNKIKYTQGIKLTISAKKQLILLTKKNKKKIKIGIRKTGCAGFQYFMEEIKHPLNDLTTTMFFSKEISLVIENKNLNILDGIKIDFVKDGINKSFKFTHKKIKNFCGCGNSFEL
- the ydiK gene encoding AI-2E family transporter YdiK — translated: MQNSKKSMNFPQVVFSLIFVTIMIFSSLWIMRPFFLGFSWAGMVVIATWPIFLKLQILLWGSRFFAVILMILSLLLVFIVPIVCIVNSLIENSTAVISWLNSDEFSFPALEWLQNIPIIGIKLFSSYQKLLNEGGSELIAKFQPYMGRTTEFFVMQVGHCGRFVLHLIFMLIFSSLLYWNGEKVQNLIRYFAIKLGSESGDALVLLAGQAIRAVALGVVVTALVQGILSGIGLAISGIPYSSFLMVLIIIFCLVQLGPLPVLVPAIIWLYLNGNTTWGTVLLIWSCVVCILDHILRPILIRIGANLPTVIILSGVIGGLIAFGMIGLFIGPVILVISYRLIFSWMYNISDSNSLSKRSIQSFILKKKIDKRN
- a CDS encoding 3-deoxy-7-phosphoheptulonate synthase, with the translated sequence MKKTDELRTIRIDPLITPAELAQRYVITPSIMDTVIQTRKNIANIMTGQDPRLLVVIGPCSVHDPIAAVEYAGRLKTLREKYHSRLEIVMRTYFEKPRTVIGWKGLISDPDLDSSFRVNVGLSVARKLLLDINTLGVPAATEFLDMVIGQFIADLISWGAIGARTTESQIHREMASALSCPVGFKNGTDGNIKIAVDAIRAASVKHLFLAPNKHGQMTINYTSGNPFGHVIMRGGKSPNYHAKDISVAVRYLNEFNLLEYLMIDFSHGNCLKQHRRQIDVGESIAKQIRDGSTAIFGVMIESFLEEGAQKVMSNKSLIYGKSITDPCLGWKDSALLLEKLADSVDSRF
- the thrS gene encoding threonine--tRNA ligase, whose translation is MPLITFYDGTSRLYRNSISILDLSKDISFNSEKYCIFGYVNHVSVDKHFIIKRDSLVKIIYQTDKLALDSIRNTCSYLLGKAVKELWPDSKISENCILENGFYCDIDVNFSFKEKDLDILEFHMRKIVYREYIIDVKKVSKQEACNIFEISNEIYKVFVLKKLDSLSNNLVSLCFHEGYVDIQNGISVPNISFCQNFKLQKFSGVYWNNDEKNRVLQRIYGTAWITEKELKDFLKNYDILEKRDHRKISKELDLYHIQEDLPGMIFWHNHGLVIFRKLKDFMRIKLEEYNYQEVKTPLMMNKKLWKDSGHLDNYKKSMFMVTSGNFQYGLKPMNCPGHVKIFSNSLRSYRDLPIRISEFGSCHRNEPSGSLHGLMRIRNFTQDDAHIFCREDQICSEVSNCIKMVYDVYKVFGFSKILVKLSTRPKFRIGNDILWSKAEHDLEKSLRDNSIVFEYQHGEGAFYGPKIELSLSDSLGRIWQCATIQLDFYLPKNLNAFYIDSDNIKKFPIVVHRAILGSIERFIGILIEEYSGNFPTWLAPIQVILTSIRDSNFEYLRMLYKEFYVEGIRAELDLRNEKISFKIREYSIRKIPYIIICGDKEVNSNTITLRTRSGKNFSCIKLQYFIRKIKQEIHNYSYKQMEE
- the infC gene encoding translation initiation factor IF-3, with protein sequence MKGGKKTQITRPNKLNHEIRAEQVRLTDSKGNQIGIVTLEYALNKAEEEGLDLVEISPNSIPKVCRIMNYGKFLYKKSKSLKEQRKKQKVRHIKEIKFRPSTDEGDYRVKLRNLIRFLEDGDKVKVTLRFRGREMAHQKIGFDVLNRIQKDLHELASVEYFPSRIEGRQMIMTLVSKKK
- the rpmI gene encoding 50S ribosomal protein L35, with the translated sequence MPKIKTLRSAAKRFKKTALNKFKRKQANLRHILTKKSTHYKRHLRSKLIVSHSDVEKVRLFLPYL
- the rplT gene encoding 50S ribosomal protein L20 codes for the protein MTHIKRGVTARARHKKTLNQSKGYYGARSRTYRSAYQAVIKAGQYSYRDRRQRKRFFRKLWIARINAAVRENQISYSKFMYGLKKSFINIDRKMLSHLAISDSLTFSLLVRSAKNSLKI